A genomic stretch from Vicia villosa cultivar HV-30 ecotype Madison, WI unplaced genomic scaffold, Vvil1.0 ctg.000494F_1_1, whole genome shotgun sequence includes:
- the LOC131629021 gene encoding kinetochore protein SPC25 homolog, producing MDGSTSNFDSDITHNIHIIDVATDSLSESFQSLKSKSQQTSQNQVQLQDVKSKLKGVEDELVEVLAEKTRKEAKRMALMNAIASAKARVGNLNTSIEEVRARKQEFTEFLSQQSLDLAASEEKLNESIEHTNETRDAISWYNRVLGFHVKGGRGVKLTFKNINLKNPNEEYTFIVLHDKNTYSLLSCEPHVNGIEELVDELNKTNGLFKFVKAMRTKFQQTLVQGSLVLTTVEPGESAFISSSAPATSIRGDSTTTENEHQVELSDGSAQLKKKNSRRRKSVALLSPVSASSVRKSPRLKARK from the exons ATGGATGGCTCAACTTCAAACTTCGACTCTGATATCACTCACAATATACACATAATCGATGTTGCCACTGATTCTCTATCTGAATCCTTCCAATCCCTCAAGTCCAAATCGcaacaaacttctcaaaatcaag TTCAACTACAAGATGTTAAATCCAAACTGAAGGGAGTGGAGGATGAATTGGTTGAAGTACTTGCAG AAAAGACTCGCAAAGAGGCTAAAAGGATGGCTTTGATGAATGCTATTGCGTCTGCGAAGGCCAGAGTTGGAAACCTAAACACAAGTATAGAAGAAGTCCGTGCCAGGAAGCAAGAGTTTACCGAGTTTCTATCTCAACAGTCTCTCG ATTTGGCAGCATCTGAGGAGAAGTTAAATGAGAGCATTGAGCATACAAATGAAACACGGGATGCCATCTCTTGGTATAACAGAGTACTTGGTTTTCATGTCAAAGGGGGACGAG GGGTAAAGTTGACGTTCAAGAATATTAATTTGAAGAATCCAAACGAAGAGTACACTTTTATCGTCTTGCATGATAAAAATACTTACTCAT TGTTAAGTTGTGAACCTCACGTCAATGGTATTGAAGAGTTGGTCGATGAATTAAACAAGACAAATGGTCTGTTTAAGTTTGTAAAAGCAATGCGGACAAAATTTCAACAAACATTGGTTCAAG GGAGCTTAGTTCTAACAACAGTTGAACCTGGTGAATCTGCCTTTATCTCTTCATCTGCTCCTGCTACATCCATTAGAGGTGATTCTACAACCACAGAAAATGAGCACCAAGTGGAACTCTCAGATGGTAGTGcacaattaaagaaaaaaaacagtcGCAGAAGGAAAAGTGTGGCACTTTTATCTCCTGTTTCTGCTTCATCTGTTCGCAAGTCTCCACGTTTGAAG GCTAGGAAATAA